A stretch of Pseudoclavibacter chungangensis DNA encodes these proteins:
- a CDS encoding M23 family metallopeptidase codes for MATRRARRDAAESVTPNAAAVEAASASQAAPAPVTSSRIAPEAPAVAPVAPVSTESTETGEVTRLSRRARRAAENADRPAPAPEVHDTLPVDPPAARVRRRASESVAPTEPTRASGRRALRQESGSAPFTAPDATPRPGVAQARPTERPDVASTAAPRSEAPARLVAHRGPRPVAQAPSEPGRPLAEREAARRAPAVERPAAPADADRKPALVAAPAPVVNIESSPRERSTRARSAQEPTPEPSYAPTAELSVVESAARGAGAPVVADDVQPVAVALVPATRNDGRRSSTRRTVPAAVVPSRVEHIAPVIEPLESDVDADIEIPLSFRRNAAALQPVARGRGSSRAFVRVKRGSPAKRRGAVVRGAAGVAALGFAASVAVSTTLPANAVSEVPGIGDSVADGANIDGQTLTVGADLADESVDRDEGYAVATMGTATAFNMATGIKRPDANAYSNDLTSAVQWPFPVGVIISDYFGSRTAPCSGCSSDHKGVDFTPGEGTPIGSIAAGRVVAVFPTDGGGLGVHVIVEHVIDGVTYQSVYGHMLEGSVAVQVGQVVNVGDELGKVGNTGSSTGAHLHLEVHQGDVKIDPFAFLKAKNVPQTTVVRPDAPVQA; via the coding sequence GTGGCGACCCGGCGGGCCCGCCGTGACGCGGCCGAGAGCGTGACGCCGAACGCGGCGGCGGTCGAGGCCGCCTCGGCCTCGCAGGCGGCTCCCGCGCCCGTGACCAGCTCACGTATCGCTCCTGAGGCACCCGCCGTCGCTCCGGTGGCCCCGGTGTCGACCGAGTCGACCGAGACGGGCGAGGTGACGCGGCTCTCGCGTCGAGCGCGTCGTGCCGCGGAGAACGCCGACCGTCCGGCACCCGCGCCCGAGGTCCACGACACGCTGCCCGTCGACCCGCCCGCCGCGCGTGTGCGTCGTCGCGCGTCGGAGTCCGTCGCGCCCACCGAGCCGACGCGCGCCTCGGGGCGCCGCGCGCTCCGGCAGGAGTCCGGCTCGGCACCCTTCACGGCGCCCGACGCCACCCCTCGGCCGGGCGTCGCACAGGCTCGTCCGACCGAGCGGCCCGATGTCGCGTCGACCGCGGCTCCCCGTTCGGAGGCGCCCGCTCGTCTCGTCGCGCACCGTGGTCCCCGCCCGGTCGCCCAGGCGCCGAGCGAGCCCGGCCGCCCGCTCGCCGAGCGCGAAGCGGCCCGGCGCGCACCCGCCGTCGAGCGTCCCGCCGCTCCCGCCGACGCCGACCGGAAGCCCGCCCTCGTCGCGGCCCCGGCGCCCGTCGTGAACATCGAGTCGTCGCCCCGTGAGCGTTCGACCCGTGCACGGTCCGCCCAGGAGCCCACGCCCGAGCCGTCGTACGCGCCGACCGCGGAGTTGTCCGTCGTCGAGTCCGCCGCCCGGGGTGCGGGTGCACCGGTCGTCGCCGACGACGTCCAGCCCGTGGCGGTGGCGCTCGTCCCCGCCACGCGGAACGACGGACGGCGTTCGTCCACGCGGCGCACTGTTCCGGCCGCGGTCGTTCCGAGCCGTGTCGAGCACATCGCTCCCGTCATCGAGCCGCTCGAGTCGGACGTCGATGCCGACATCGAGATCCCACTGAGCTTCCGACGCAACGCGGCCGCCCTGCAGCCGGTCGCGCGGGGTCGCGGCTCGTCCCGCGCGTTCGTGCGTGTCAAGCGCGGCAGCCCGGCGAAGCGTCGGGGCGCGGTCGTCCGCGGTGCGGCCGGCGTCGCCGCGCTCGGATTCGCGGCGAGCGTCGCGGTCTCCACCACGCTCCCCGCCAATGCCGTGAGCGAGGTGCCCGGTATCGGCGACAGCGTCGCCGACGGTGCGAACATCGACGGTCAGACCCTCACGGTCGGGGCGGATCTCGCGGACGAGAGCGTCGACCGCGACGAGGGCTACGCCGTCGCGACGATGGGCACGGCGACGGCCTTCAACATGGCGACGGGTATCAAGCGGCCCGACGCCAACGCGTACTCGAACGACCTCACCTCGGCGGTGCAGTGGCCGTTCCCGGTCGGCGTCATCATCTCCGACTACTTCGGTTCGCGGACGGCTCCGTGCTCGGGCTGCTCGAGCGACCACAAGGGCGTCGACTTCACGCCCGGCGAGGGCACGCCCATCGGTTCGATCGCGGCCGGTCGCGTCGTCGCCGTGTTCCCGACCGACGGCGGTGGGCTCGGAGTCCACGTCATCGTCGAGCACGTCATCGACGGCGTCACGTACCAGTCGGTCTACGGTCACATGCTCGAGGGTTCGGTCGCCGTCCAGGTCGGCCAGGTCGTCAACGTCGGTGACGAGCTCGGCAAGGTCGGGAACACGGGCTCGTCGACGGGTGCCCACCTGCACCTCGAGGTGCACCAGGGCGACGTGAAGATCGACCCGTTCGCCTTCCTCAAGGCCAAGAACGTTCCGCAGACGACCGTCGTGCGGCCGGATGCGCCCGTGCAGGCGTAG
- a CDS encoding inositol monophosphatase family protein, which translates to MTTSSTVPSEDPDARRIADAVSESELERLRALAVDVALEAGALARDRRLHGVEVADTKSSPVDVVTEVDREVEAVVRARLAAARPDDGFFGEESSPTESAGDFTWIVDPIDGTVNYLYGIPAYAVSIALVAGDPASDAYATLVGVVVNPALGECFTAVRGGGAELGGAPLACSTQTDLSLALVGTGFGYEADRRGRQAVAWAALAPRVRDLRRMGAAALDLCNVAAGRYDLYYEAGTNAWDHAAGALIAREAGARVTGGEGLRESRRLVIAGPEVLVEAFERIAPAEVALELG; encoded by the coding sequence ATGACGACCTCCAGCACGGTCCCGTCCGAGGATCCCGACGCCCGCCGGATCGCCGATGCGGTGTCCGAGTCGGAACTCGAGCGGCTGCGCGCGCTCGCGGTCGACGTCGCGCTCGAGGCCGGCGCGCTCGCGCGTGATCGACGTCTGCACGGCGTGGAGGTCGCCGACACGAAATCGTCGCCCGTCGATGTCGTGACGGAGGTCGATCGTGAGGTGGAGGCCGTCGTCCGTGCGCGCCTCGCCGCAGCCCGGCCCGACGACGGATTCTTCGGCGAGGAGTCCTCGCCCACGGAATCCGCGGGGGATTTCACGTGGATCGTCGATCCGATCGACGGCACCGTCAACTACCTGTACGGGATCCCGGCGTACGCGGTCTCGATCGCACTCGTCGCGGGCGATCCTGCGTCGGATGCGTACGCGACGCTCGTTGGTGTCGTGGTCAACCCCGCGCTCGGCGAGTGCTTCACCGCCGTTCGGGGTGGCGGGGCCGAACTCGGCGGCGCGCCCCTCGCGTGCAGCACGCAGACCGACCTTTCGCTCGCCCTCGTCGGAACCGGATTCGGGTACGAGGCAGATCGTCGCGGACGTCAGGCCGTCGCCTGGGCCGCGCTCGCCCCGCGCGTGCGGGACCTCCGCCGGATGGGGGCGGCCGCGCTCGATCTGTGCAACGTCGCGGCCGGTCGATACGACCTCTACTACGAGGCGGGGACCAATGCGTGGGATCACGCGGCCGGCGCGCTCATCGCGCGCGAGGCCGGTGCCCGTGTCACCGGCGGCGAGGGGTTGCGTGAGTCGCGTCGGCTCGTGATCGCGGGGCCCGAGGTGCTCGTCGAGGCGTTCGAACGCATCGCGCCGGCCGAGGTCGCGCTCGAGCTCGGCTAG
- a CDS encoding DeoR/GlpR family DNA-binding transcription regulator gives MYATERQAQIERLVTTAGRASVAELAERLQVTTETIRRDLDRLESIGDVRRVHGGAVAADRGSTTERDLSERSAQDLDAKRAIAVAAAAMVPPRFAGTLLLDAGSTTELVAEKLAARPAAEVAALTVISNSVPVIARLAGNPAIGLVALGGRVRGLTAAAVGPTTIEQLQDMRTDLAFIGTNGVASAFGLSTPDPDEAAVKRQMVRSSRRTIAVADASKFGAEALTRFATLDELDGLVTDSAPDASLADALEGAGVEVVLA, from the coding sequence ATGTACGCAACGGAGCGGCAGGCGCAGATCGAGCGCCTCGTGACAACGGCCGGGCGGGCCTCGGTGGCCGAACTCGCCGAGCGACTGCAGGTCACCACCGAGACGATCCGCCGTGATCTCGATCGGCTCGAGAGCATCGGTGACGTCCGCCGTGTCCACGGCGGTGCCGTGGCCGCGGACCGTGGGAGCACGACGGAGCGCGACCTGTCCGAGCGCTCCGCGCAGGACCTCGATGCGAAGCGCGCGATCGCCGTGGCCGCCGCCGCGATGGTGCCGCCGCGATTCGCGGGCACGCTCCTGCTCGACGCCGGCAGCACGACCGAACTCGTCGCCGAGAAGCTCGCCGCTCGACCCGCCGCCGAGGTCGCGGCACTGACCGTCATCAGCAACTCGGTCCCCGTCATCGCACGACTCGCGGGCAATCCGGCGATCGGGCTCGTCGCCCTCGGCGGTCGGGTCCGTGGCCTCACGGCCGCCGCCGTCGGCCCCACGACGATCGAGCAGCTGCAGGACATGCGCACCGACCTCGCCTTCATCGGTACGAACGGCGTCGCATCGGCCTTCGGCCTGTCGACCCCCGACCCGGACGAGGCCGCCGTGAAGCGGCAGATGGTGCGTTCCTCCCGCCGCACCATCGCCGTCGCGGACGCCAGCAAGTTCGGCGCGGAAGCGCTCACGCGATTCGCGACGCTCGACGAACTCGACGGGCTCGTGACCGACAGCGCCCCGGACGCGTCGCTCGCCGACGCGCTCGAGGGCGCCGGCGTCGAGGTGGTGCTCGCATGA
- a CDS encoding 1-phosphofructokinase family hexose kinase codes for MIVTLTANPAIDRTIELTGALRRGDVQRAARSDVQAGGKGVNVSRALAASGVETLAVFPAAADDAFTRLVAASGLPHLAVPVTGTVRTNIAVTEPDGTTTKLNEPGPRLDEAELDALGAAVVAACRGAAWLVIAGSLPAGLPANTYTTLVSRVRSELGAAAPRIAVDSSGAPLRHLVHGDEPIDLIKPNAEELAELAGHGDPEALEASPELAARIATESLGAARAALVTLGATGALLVESGGARFAASPRIRAVSTVGAGDSSLAGFLLASAEGQGTDGALAQAVAQGAAAAALPGSTLPARADTRPENITITDVSTRTR; via the coding sequence ATGATCGTCACCCTGACCGCGAACCCCGCGATCGACCGGACCATCGAACTCACCGGCGCGCTGCGCCGCGGCGACGTGCAGCGTGCCGCGCGGAGCGACGTGCAGGCGGGCGGCAAGGGCGTCAACGTCTCGCGGGCCCTCGCGGCCTCGGGCGTCGAGACGCTCGCCGTCTTCCCCGCTGCGGCCGACGACGCGTTCACGCGCCTCGTCGCGGCCTCGGGGCTCCCGCACCTCGCCGTCCCAGTGACGGGCACGGTGCGAACGAACATCGCGGTCACCGAGCCCGACGGCACGACGACGAAGCTCAACGAGCCCGGGCCGCGCCTCGACGAGGCCGAACTCGACGCGCTCGGCGCCGCCGTCGTCGCGGCCTGCCGAGGGGCCGCCTGGCTCGTGATCGCCGGCTCGCTGCCGGCAGGCCTCCCCGCGAACACCTATACGACCCTCGTGTCGCGCGTCCGCTCGGAACTCGGTGCCGCGGCACCGCGCATCGCCGTCGACAGCTCGGGCGCTCCGCTCCGCCACCTCGTGCACGGCGACGAGCCCATCGACCTCATCAAGCCGAACGCCGAGGAACTCGCCGAACTCGCGGGACACGGCGACCCGGAGGCACTCGAGGCCTCCCCCGAACTCGCGGCCCGCATCGCCACCGAGTCGCTCGGGGCCGCCCGAGCCGCACTCGTCACGCTGGGCGCGACGGGTGCCCTGCTCGTCGAGTCCGGTGGCGCACGGTTCGCCGCATCGCCACGCATCCGGGCCGTTTCCACGGTCGGGGCGGGCGACTCGTCGCTCGCGGGATTCCTGCTCGCGTCCGCCGAGGGGCAGGGCACCGACGGCGCCCTCGCCCAGGCCGTCGCGCAGGGTGCCGCGGCGGCCGCACTCCCGGGCTCGACCCTGCCCGCCCGCGCCGACACCCGGCCCGAGAACATCACGATCACCGACGTGTCCACGCGGACACGCTGA
- a CDS encoding PTS fructose transporter subunit IIABC, whose translation MSELITPELVELDRDLGPDAEHVIRALAALVVSQGRATDADELAADALAREAKDATGIPGGIAIPHCRSASVTAPTLAMARLRPGVDFGAPDGPADLVFCIAAPEGADDAHLSMLSKLARSLIKPEFTQALRDAATRDDIVALVDGALSDAPAPAAAPTPAPAGTDADAAVDTAPDGSRTPRIVAVTACATGIAHTFMAADALTAAAKKAGVEFHVEPQGATAVTPLDPAIVRDADAVIFATDVDVRNRARFAGKPVIQVPVKRGIDQADDLIARAVTAAADPSAKRVAGAGNAEAAEESTDRERVGARIQRWLMTGVSYMIPFVAGGGLLIAIGFLLGGYSISENAGDIILQNSLWNLPEGGLGTYLGAVAFAIGGASMGFLVPVLAGYIAFAIADRPGIAPGFVAGAVAVLMNAGFLGGLVGGLLGGLAAWWLTTLKPPRWLAGLMPVVIIPLLASIFASGLMVLFLGGPIALLMSGLTDWLSSLTGTGAVVLGLLLGAMMCFDLGGPINKVAYSFAVAGLGLGSVNDQTPWLIMAAVMGAGMVPPIGLALATLVAPKLFSPVERENGKAGWLLGAAFISEGAIPFAAADPLRIIPATIVGGAVTGAISMGMGVTSQAPHGGIFVFFAIGNLLWFIIAIVIGSIVTAGLVLLLKRFTRRRPQPVEAGADAVAVAA comes from the coding sequence ATGTCCGAACTGATCACCCCCGAGCTCGTCGAGCTCGACCGGGATCTGGGGCCCGATGCGGAGCACGTGATCCGCGCGCTCGCCGCACTCGTGGTGTCACAGGGACGCGCGACCGATGCCGACGAGCTCGCCGCCGATGCCCTCGCCCGCGAGGCCAAGGACGCCACCGGCATCCCCGGCGGCATCGCGATCCCCCACTGCCGCTCCGCGTCCGTCACGGCGCCGACGCTCGCCATGGCGCGCCTTCGACCCGGCGTCGACTTCGGCGCGCCCGACGGTCCCGCCGACCTCGTGTTCTGCATCGCGGCACCCGAGGGGGCCGACGACGCGCACCTGTCGATGCTCTCGAAGCTCGCGCGGTCGCTCATCAAGCCCGAGTTCACGCAGGCGCTCCGCGACGCGGCGACGCGCGACGACATCGTCGCGCTCGTCGACGGGGCCCTGAGCGACGCGCCCGCGCCGGCCGCCGCACCGACCCCCGCGCCGGCCGGCACCGATGCGGACGCGGCCGTCGACACCGCGCCGGACGGCAGCCGCACGCCGCGCATCGTGGCCGTCACGGCCTGCGCCACCGGCATCGCCCACACGTTCATGGCCGCCGACGCGCTCACCGCCGCCGCGAAGAAGGCGGGCGTCGAGTTCCACGTCGAGCCACAGGGTGCGACGGCCGTCACGCCGCTCGACCCGGCGATCGTCCGGGACGCCGACGCCGTGATCTTCGCGACCGACGTCGACGTGCGCAACCGCGCCCGGTTCGCGGGCAAGCCCGTCATCCAGGTGCCGGTCAAGCGCGGCATCGACCAGGCCGACGATCTCATCGCCCGTGCGGTGACCGCGGCGGCCGACCCCTCCGCGAAGCGTGTCGCGGGTGCGGGCAACGCAGAGGCGGCCGAGGAGTCGACCGATCGCGAGCGCGTCGGCGCACGCATCCAGCGCTGGCTCATGACGGGCGTCAGCTACATGATCCCGTTCGTCGCGGGTGGCGGTCTGCTCATCGCGATCGGCTTCCTGCTCGGCGGGTACTCGATCAGCGAGAACGCGGGCGACATCATCCTCCAGAACTCGCTCTGGAACCTTCCCGAGGGCGGACTCGGCACCTACCTCGGTGCCGTCGCCTTCGCGATCGGTGGCGCGAGCATGGGCTTCCTCGTGCCCGTCCTGGCCGGGTACATCGCGTTCGCGATCGCCGACCGCCCGGGTATCGCACCCGGCTTCGTCGCCGGTGCCGTGGCCGTGCTCATGAACGCGGGCTTCCTCGGCGGTCTCGTCGGCGGCCTCCTCGGCGGACTCGCCGCGTGGTGGCTCACGACGCTCAAGCCGCCGCGCTGGCTCGCGGGCCTCATGCCCGTCGTCATCATCCCGCTGCTCGCGTCGATCTTCGCCTCCGGCCTCATGGTGCTCTTCCTCGGCGGTCCCATCGCGCTGCTCATGAGCGGCCTCACGGATTGGCTCTCGAGCCTCACGGGCACGGGCGCGGTCGTGCTCGGCCTGCTGCTCGGCGCGATGATGTGCTTCGACCTCGGCGGACCGATCAACAAGGTCGCCTACTCGTTCGCCGTCGCGGGGCTCGGCCTCGGCTCCGTGAACGACCAGACGCCGTGGCTCATCATGGCCGCCGTCATGGGCGCCGGCATGGTGCCGCCCATCGGCCTCGCACTCGCGACCCTCGTCGCCCCGAAGCTCTTCTCCCCGGTCGAGCGGGAGAACGGCAAGGCCGGCTGGCTGCTCGGTGCCGCCTTCATTAGCGAGGGCGCGATCCCGTTCGCCGCGGCCGACCCGCTGCGCATCATCCCCGCGACGATCGTCGGCGGTGCGGTCACGGGCGCGATCTCGATGGGCATGGGCGTCACGTCGCAGGCCCCGCACGGCGGCATCTTCGTGTTCTTCGCGATCGGCAACCTGCTCTGGTTCATCATCGCGATCGTCATCGGCTCGATCGTGACGGCCGGGCTCGTGCTGCTCCTCAAGCGATTCACGCGTCGCCGCCCGCAGCCGGTCGAGGCCGGCGCGGACGCCGTCGCCGTCGCCGCCTGA
- a CDS encoding HPr family phosphocarrier protein produces MAEVQATVASASGLHARPAKLFVEAVQKQSVPVTIQVGDGPALNAGSILSLMGLGAAHGTVVTLKAEGDGADAALAELKTLLETDLDAE; encoded by the coding sequence ATGGCAGAAGTCCAGGCAACCGTCGCGAGCGCCTCGGGGCTCCACGCACGTCCCGCGAAGCTCTTCGTCGAGGCCGTGCAGAAGCAGTCCGTGCCCGTCACGATCCAGGTGGGTGACGGCCCGGCGCTCAACGCGGGCAGCATCCTCTCGCTCATGGGCCTCGGCGCCGCACACGGCACGGTCGTGACGCTCAAGGCCGAGGGTGACGGCGCCGACGCCGCCCTCGCCGAGCTGAAGACGCTCCTCGAGACCGACCTCGACGCGGAGTAG
- a CDS encoding 2,3-butanediol dehydrogenase, protein MKAARYYGNRDIRIEDIDAPAVEPGTVAIDVAWCGICGTDLHEYLDGPIFVPEHGHPHPISGESAPITLGHEFSGVVAELGEGVDDLQVGDHVVVEPYIIRDDVDTGPESHDYHLSPDMNFIGLGGRGGGLAERIVVKRRWVHPVSKDVPLDEAALIEPLSVAYHAVERSGVSAGQVALVGGAGPIGALTAAVLTALDVTVIVSELSELRRQRVLDAGVAAHAIDPSKVDVVEEVRRLTDGRGADVAFECTSVQPVLDTLVEALRPTGVLVIVSIWGKRAEIDLHKVVMKELDVGGTIAYVNSHPATIELVESGKIDLKPFITGKIGLDGLVEEGFDTLINRNETAVKILVSPSGEGL, encoded by the coding sequence ATGAAGGCAGCTCGCTACTACGGCAACCGCGACATCCGCATCGAGGACATCGATGCACCCGCGGTCGAGCCGGGCACGGTCGCGATCGACGTCGCGTGGTGCGGCATCTGCGGGACGGACCTCCACGAGTACCTCGACGGGCCGATCTTCGTGCCCGAGCACGGTCACCCGCACCCCATCTCGGGGGAGTCGGCGCCCATCACGCTCGGGCACGAGTTCTCTGGTGTCGTCGCGGAGCTCGGCGAGGGGGTCGACGACCTGCAGGTGGGCGACCACGTCGTCGTCGAGCCCTACATCATCCGGGACGACGTCGACACGGGGCCCGAGAGCCACGACTACCACCTGTCGCCCGACATGAACTTCATCGGCCTCGGTGGGCGGGGCGGCGGGCTCGCGGAGCGCATCGTCGTGAAGCGTCGCTGGGTGCACCCCGTCTCGAAGGACGTGCCGCTCGACGAGGCCGCACTCATCGAGCCGCTCTCGGTCGCGTACCACGCGGTCGAGCGCTCGGGCGTCTCGGCCGGTCAGGTCGCGCTCGTCGGCGGTGCGGGGCCGATCGGCGCCCTCACGGCCGCCGTCCTCACGGCGCTCGACGTGACGGTCATCGTCTCCGAGCTCAGCGAGTTGCGCCGCCAGCGCGTGCTCGATGCGGGTGTCGCGGCCCACGCGATCGACCCGAGCAAGGTCGATGTCGTCGAGGAGGTGCGCCGTCTGACCGATGGTCGCGGTGCGGACGTCGCGTTCGAGTGCACGAGCGTGCAGCCGGTCCTCGACACGCTCGTCGAGGCGCTGCGTCCGACGGGCGTGCTCGTGATCGTGTCGATCTGGGGCAAGCGCGCCGAGATCGACCTGCACAAGGTCGTCATGAAGGAGCTCGATGTGGGCGGCACGATCGCCTACGTGAACTCGCACCCCGCGACGATCGAACTCGTCGAGTCGGGCAAGATCGATCTGAAGCCGTTCATCACGGGCAAGATCGGTCTCGACGGACTCGTCGAGGAGGGTTTCGACACCCTCATCAACCGCAACGAGACGGCCGTGAAGATCCTCGTGTCCCCGTCGGGCGAGGGTCTCTGA
- a CDS encoding GlsB/YeaQ/YmgE family stress response membrane protein — protein MGFIAFLLLGLIAGAIAKAILPGKQGGGWIATLLLGVVGALLGGWLGGLLFGVDINEFFSISTWLLAIGGSLIVLLIWGLITGRKSRS, from the coding sequence ATGGGCTTCATCGCGTTTTTGCTCCTCGGACTCATCGCAGGCGCCATCGCGAAGGCGATCCTGCCCGGCAAGCAGGGTGGCGGCTGGATCGCGACGCTCCTGCTCGGGGTGGTCGGTGCACTGCTCGGTGGATGGCTCGGCGGACTGCTGTTCGGCGTCGACATCAACGAGTTCTTCAGCATCTCCACGTGGTTGCTCGCGATCGGTGGCTCGCTCATCGTCCTGCTGATCTGGGGACTCATCACCGGACGCAAGTCGAGGAGCTGA
- a CDS encoding YajQ family cyclic di-GMP-binding protein, whose protein sequence is MADATFDVVSKVDHMEAENAVNQTRKEIDQRYDFKGTGASVEWSGEKILLKASSEERVKAVLDVLQTKLIKRGFSLKTLDSGEPFASGKEYRIESSLKEGIDQANAKKLSKLIRDEAPKSVKSQIQGDELRVQSKSRDDLQETMRLLKSADVDIDLQFVNFR, encoded by the coding sequence ATGGCAGATGCAACGTTCGATGTCGTGAGCAAGGTCGACCACATGGAAGCGGAGAACGCCGTCAACCAGACCCGGAAGGAGATCGACCAGCGATACGACTTCAAGGGCACGGGCGCCTCGGTCGAGTGGTCCGGCGAGAAGATCCTCCTCAAGGCCTCGTCCGAGGAACGCGTCAAGGCCGTCCTCGACGTCCTGCAGACCAAGCTCATCAAGCGCGGCTTCTCGCTCAAGACCCTCGACTCGGGTGAGCCGTTCGCGTCCGGCAAGGAGTACCGCATCGAGTCGTCGCTCAAGGAGGGCATCGACCAGGCGAACGCGAAGAAGCTCTCGAAGCTCATCCGGGACGAGGCCCCGAAGTCGGTCAAGAGCCAGATCCAGGGTGACGAGCTGCGTGTCCAGTCGAAGAGCCGCGACGACCTCCAGGAGACCATGCGCCTCCTGAAGTCGGCCGACGTCGACATCGACCTCCAGTTCGTCAACTTCCGCTGA
- the cls gene encoding cardiolipin synthase: MDPVSWFFDAQGWVSIAVYGIGAAIILIAIVTVPNNRRPTTALAWLFAVYLMPGLGLVLFYLFGTNQLPTRRRRMQAQVDDIVREATAEIDESHMSLDDPAWFGQLVRLNRNLTAIPLAEDNRLELHSSYNRTIRTIADELDTATETIHVLFYAMSYDEITAPFFDALERAARRGVTVRVLYDHIGSFRYRGYRRMKQRLREIGCEWHPTLSIWPWQGGIQRIDLRNHRKIVAIDGRVAYMGSQNLIARDYHKRGSKLQWKDLSLRIEGPMAAGANAVFISDWFGETGELLEPSAPEWVRAAGDRSEGYACQLVPSGPGYENENNLRLFNQAFYSAEKRIVIASPYFVPDDSLLYAITTAVQRGVEVELFVGEIGDQFFVYHAQRSYYEALLRAGVRIWLYRAPYILHSKHCTIDDAVTLIGSSNMDMRSFTLNAELMLLVHGSTFVDRVREIENGYRQRSRELTLAEWLDRPLLGRAVDNVARLTSVIQ, from the coding sequence ATCGACCCCGTCTCGTGGTTCTTCGACGCCCAGGGATGGGTGTCGATCGCCGTCTACGGGATCGGCGCCGCGATCATCCTCATCGCGATCGTCACGGTCCCGAACAACCGCCGTCCGACGACCGCGCTCGCATGGCTGTTCGCGGTCTATCTCATGCCCGGGCTCGGGCTCGTCCTCTTCTATCTGTTCGGCACCAACCAGCTGCCGACGCGCCGGCGACGCATGCAGGCCCAGGTCGACGATATCGTGCGCGAAGCGACCGCGGAGATCGACGAGTCGCACATGTCGCTCGACGACCCCGCGTGGTTCGGACAGCTCGTGCGCCTCAACCGCAACCTGACCGCGATCCCGCTCGCCGAGGACAACCGCCTCGAACTGCACTCGAGCTACAACCGCACGATCCGCACGATCGCCGACGAGCTCGACACCGCGACCGAGACGATCCACGTCCTCTTCTACGCGATGTCGTACGACGAGATCACCGCCCCGTTCTTCGATGCCCTCGAACGTGCCGCCCGCCGCGGCGTCACCGTCCGGGTGCTCTACGACCACATCGGCTCCTTCCGCTACCGCGGCTACCGCCGCATGAAGCAACGCCTGCGTGAGATCGGCTGCGAGTGGCACCCGACACTCTCCATCTGGCCCTGGCAGGGTGGCATCCAACGCATCGACCTCCGCAACCACCGGAAGATCGTCGCGATCGACGGACGCGTCGCATACATGGGCTCGCAGAACCTCATCGCCCGCGACTACCACAAACGCGGATCGAAACTGCAGTGGAAGGACCTGTCGCTTCGCATCGAGGGGCCCATGGCCGCCGGGGCGAACGCCGTCTTCATCTCCGACTGGTTCGGTGAGACGGGCGAACTCCTCGAACCGTCGGCACCCGAATGGGTACGGGCCGCCGGCGACCGCAGCGAGGGCTACGCGTGCCAGCTCGTCCCCTCCGGTCCCGGCTACGAGAACGAGAACAACCTCCGCCTCTTCAACCAGGCGTTCTACTCCGCCGAGAAGCGCATCGTCATCGCGAGCCCCTACTTCGTGCCCGACGACTCGCTGCTCTACGCGATCACGACGGCCGTGCAGCGCGGCGTCGAGGTCGAACTGTTCGTCGGCGAGATCGGCGACCAGTTCTTCGTCTACCACGCGCAGCGCTCGTATTACGAGGCCCTCCTGCGCGCGGGCGTGCGCATCTGGCTGTATCGGGCGCCCTACATCCTCCACTCGAAGCACTGCACGATCGACGACGCCGTCACCCTCATCGGTTCGAGCAACATGGACATGCGGTCGTTCACCCTCAATGCGGAGCTCATGCTCCTCGTGCACGGTTCCACGTTCGTCGACCGTGTGCGCGAGATCGAGAACGGCTACCGGCAGCGCTCGCGCGAACTCACGCTCGCGGAATGGCTCGATCGGCCACTGCTCGGCCGGGCCGTCGACAACGTCGCTCGCCTCACGAGCGTGATCCAGTGA